One genomic region from Clostridia bacterium encodes:
- a CDS encoding CBS domain-containing protein, which translates to MSKTVVAADSGQSVCEVARLMREHDVGAVPVFERDVIAGIVTDRDIVLRCVAAGKSPHECRAGEIMSGGAVSVTPNQSVADAARIMAAVKIRRLPVIDDGRLAGMVSFGDIARSRADDAEISEAISEISTPFK; encoded by the coding sequence ATGAGCAAAACCGTCGTAGCGGCTGACAGCGGACAGTCCGTCTGCGAGGTGGCACGGCTTATGCGCGAGCATGACGTGGGAGCGGTCCCCGTCTTTGAGCGCGACGTCATAGCCGGTATCGTTACCGACAGGGATATAGTCCTTCGCTGCGTTGCGGCTGGCAAAAGTCCGCACGAATGCAGGGCGGGCGAGATAATGTCCGGCGGCGCGGTTTCGGTAACTCCGAACCAGAGCGTCGCGGACGCCGCCAGGATAATGGCGGCGGTCAAGATCAGGAGGCTCCCCGTCATCGACGACGGGCGTCTCGCCGGAATGGTGTCCTTCGGCGACATCGCGAGAAGCAGGGCGGACGACGCGGAGATAAGCGAAGCGATCTCCGAAATATCCACCCCGTTCAAATAG